The segment CAtataaaaaagtcaaagaaacTGTCTTTTCCAAAATGAGCCTGGTGGAAACTGTGCTTGTCAACACAATGTTCATTGTGCAGCTTATAAATGACCAAAGAAAAATCCAATTTGATCTTTCTGACACTAAATACTGCTATTGATATTGTGCTGTGAGTGTAGGGCTGCGCGTGTGAGCTGTGTGAAGTTGGGGAGACCTTTGCAAAGTTCCCTGATGTCTTCTGGGAGCTCCAGATGTGCACAGCGGAGCGAGGAAGAGAACAGACTGACGGGCTTCTTGTAGGGCGTGTAGAGGCCCGAAACGCCACTAAACACAGGGTCTCCCAGCAGGTCTGCAGGGGTCGGCCTGCAGGGCGCAGACAACAGCAAACATGGTCACCACAGAAAAATAGTGTGCCTTCATGTTGTAATTTAAGAACCTGAGTGATCATTTCatatattaaacatttagtAATATAAAGTCATAGATGTTGAAAGACAATAACTTCTATTCTATTTGCGGTTCATTTCACTTCATGGTTTTAGCATGGAATCTTTTTTGTCATGCATACACTGAGTATTTCAGAACTCACATGATCAACTAATAGTCAATGTTCTACAATTATACAAAATAATATCAGTTACCTTTTGGATGGACGAAATGTCAAGCATTTCCTTAATAACGCAAGGACATTTTCAGGCAGCTCCTGTAAAAAAGGCCTTGTTAACTAGAGAACACAAAATTCACGCACAAGATCCATTTAAAACTTCCAATAATCTCCCCAAAAGGTCAAAAAAGCGTAGGTAGTACTCACACAAAACTTAAATAGTgtgataaaatatgtttttctatAAACCCcgctttatttaatattttcttcattattaaCTCAACGAGGCAGCCAATGATTTTGACTTCACCTTGATGGCATCCAGGCAACCATGTTCCTCAGCGAGGACGGTGACAATGTCGTCTATGCAACCTGAGAATGACAAACAACGCCACGCTGTAAGCCGACTGCCATTAAAGAGCATATTGCTCAGTATGTAGAGGTTTTTTTACTTACCCAAGCTTAGGATGAATTTCAGTCTCTCACTAATATCGATATTCAGCAGCAGTCGTCTCCCCTGTAAGTGATTTACAGCATTAGAATCAATGGGGCAAATGATTCATGCAGCTGGCCCAAACAGCACCAAATATCTTGTGTGGATGTATTTTTCTTGTCTGCAGGGGTTGTTGAAGGATTCTTACTGCGCATAATTCAAACAGCAAAACCCCAAGCGACCACACGTCAGTTTTGGGTCCTGAAGGCAGAGGCGCTTCATCGTGGTAAGAGTCACTGGGGTGGAAGGAGCCCTGAGCAATCACCTCTGGAGCAAGGTACGATGGGTACCTGAGGGAGAGTTCACACATATTGCTCACATTTCTGTCATTAAATTAAAGTATATTCAGTTGTTCCTGAGAATGTGCAACGCTGTTTTACAGTTGCATTCACTCAATTTGTTTATCCAGATGTTATTGAGATTCATGGGCATGGGCCATCATTCCTCTTTTCGTTCTGCCAAAGGATATTAAACAGAGATACTTGGTTGAACAGAAAGGCCTTTGGATTAGGACTCAAGTCCAACGATCTGTTACGGTTTctaaaacaggaagttattTTGAAGCCCCAAAATCTGGTTTCCATTAAAAAGCAATGGACCATTATGCATCAATAGCATTGCCATTTGTCTTCTTTATGATTGAACTAACTGATAAAGTGAAAATTTGAACGTGTACCGAGAGTGCATAAAACACAAAGCCAAGAAAAGCTGCAGAGCACTATTTCTCTGCGATGAACAAGGAGGAGAAGACGTACCCGATGGGAAAATCTACATCGGCCCCATGATCAGTCATGTGATAAAGGCCAAACTTTGCCAGCTTGACATTTCcctatgaagtaaaaaaaatgtcttacaGTCACACAGAATAACATCAAAACAAATCGTAtgtcttttaaatatataaataaaaaatttggCCCAATTTTACCTTGCAGTCCATGAGCACATTGTGTGCACTGAGGGCTCTGTGCACCATACCATGTTTGTTCATAAATTCCAGACCTTCGAGGACCTCATAGGCTATCTGCAGCAGCTTCCCTGGgctaacacaaacaaatacccGACAGTGTATCAAACCAAGTGTTGACTGGGTCAGCGAAACGACACAACAAAccattcatcttcttcttcttcaagtaGATTACAAGTATTAgaaatttgaatgtttttaatttacaaaCGTAAGCTCGACCAGTAGATGGAAAAGTCCATGCATAGTATTCCAATGGCAATGTAATTAATCAACAGAACAATAGTAACTAAAAAACAGCTCACCAGTTAGAGCGAAGgtagaaaacaaatgtgttcatCACATTGTAAATACTTCAATAGTTTATGAGGATTTTTTAGAAGAATCTCACCTGACGGTTTTCCCTTGTTTTTGAAAGTCACTTAAGCTGCTTTCAAAGTGTTCAGCAACAACAATCAGTCGTTCTGTACAGCATGAGGAAAAGTTACAAGATTTAAATGCACATGTAATGTATTCATGTTTTTGACACCTCTATTATATACAGTAATGCagtacaaaacaatacaaatctgagaacgtttttttttataaacttgcTTTTTGGCTTCATACATTTTAGCTGTAATCAGCTGATAAAATGTTGAAATGGTAACTTGTGTTGTTGGAGTATAATGAAACGCTGTCGTACACTATCTTATTATTTGTATCCAACTGTAAATCCAACGCTATATGTAATTCAATTAACAACAGACTAGCATTACACACAGAACAACAGCATGAAACCTCAACAAATACCCAGGTTCTACGTTTTCAGTGAATGTACACATCAGGGGCCAAATATGAAAAACATACTATCAAGTGGGAGGAGAGGATATACAGGTTGGAAGAGGAAGACACAAAGTCATACCGTGTTTCCCTCTGGACATGTCCACGTATTGGCAGAGTCTGGGATGAGTGATGGTTTTGAGGACCTGGAAACGTCCCAGGATTTTGATGGAGTTGGGGGTGAGAGGGAGGCCATTACTACCGCAGACATCATGAGGAAGAGCTGAGGCAAAGAAGGTGAAGGCCCCCAGCTGGGCATCTTTGAGAGGGTTCATCCTGCCACCGGGCTAGAAGCACTGATGATGGGAGGAAGAATTCAACATGACTCATGGATAATAtgtgatttaaaatataaattaaatgttGATGCTTTATGTAAACACTGGCTGAGGCAAAGACCACCATTAGAGCAAGTGAAAGGTTAACAGAGTCATTAAAGTACTAGCTAGTGAGTAATAAATAAAGCCACTAAGCTAACTTAGTTTAGCTATTTTACGAAAATAACGTGTAATGCCTAACGTTGTTAAGAGTCGATGAGTGAATATTAATGTAATGTGCATGACATCCAAATAACGAGTCTACTCACACTTAATGGTAAAGCTGTATTGCCATGTCAACGGAATTAAATAGAAATTagcataaaaacatttcaaaggaATTCGTTTCCTGCCTCTGCGATGTGATGGGAACAGCTGAGGGAACGTGATCAATGACGTCATTTGCGTGCGACAgagtattttgaaaaaacaaaaccactatGTAACTTAAACCAAACAAAGATATTTGAAAACCCCTCAACAACGTTGtccattatttgttttttcccgTATATTTTAAGagttgttttttcattgtaGTTATTACACACGGGCATTCTCCGTTGCCTGCTTATATTTTGCGACGGTATCCGATCTATAGAAGATATGGCTGCCGCACTCTGACGGGAAACGTACGAACCTGTTTCATATCCGGATGTTTCGAAGATCTAGCAGAGAGGCCCCTCAGAGCAGCCTCGAGCTGCCTGCCTGCATGTCAGCCAGCTAGCCGGCTAGCTGTGGCAGGAGTCACTACGAGCAGCTGTCAAGCCCCCACATCTCCATGAAACGTGTTGGGGTTGCGGTTCAGAGTCCATGTAAgttccaaaaaaaaactgtttatttgttttaactaACCGATCATAAGTCGTGAATAACCTCTAACCAGCCGCACAACTAGTGTTTCGTCAGTTATAGCTAACGTTTCGTGATAGTTTACCCATAGTCTATGTTAACGTTGAGTTCCATTGTCACGGTGTGGTTAAGAAAACGTTACATGTTCCGTGTTAGCTGAACCGAATACAGTTAATAGCTTAATACATTAACTTGCAACAAACGTAAAACACACGTCGTAGAGAAATCCACCCTCCACATATCACAGTACATTTTAATCTACATTTTAGTTTGATTGCTGTATTTGCAAGTGACTCCATTTAGTTAGACGTCTTCTTCATTGATTTGCCAATTTTCTCAAAATGCTGTTTAACCTATCGTTGTATAAAACATAATACCTTATatgaatgatatatatatatatatatatatatatatatatatatatatgatgttaATTTCTCCCATTTGAAAGCAAATGCAAATAACATAGTTCATTATTAGAAAACACTAGCTGCATGATATGAATTTTTCAGTAATGCACTCAGCAGTATAATGAAATTCTATACtctaaatatttattcaatctttttttatgCAGGCATAGACAGTAATAAGTGATTTTTGGTTTATATTTTTAGTCAGTTATGAACTACATGTAATTTTAAAAGCAAGTTAATGTGTATCTATCTTGGTTACTATATTGTTACATTTGTAATCCAATTTCTTTCTGCATTGTCAAACATTATTGACATGGTGTctcaattatgtttttttgctCTGCAGTGTGTATTCTGAAatgaacagaacaaaaaaatgacACTTGAGATACGAGAGTACAGATGTTTATTGACAATATCTGAGCgacaaaaaatatgtatttttactgGTACAGTTTATGGCTGAATCCTTTAATTGAATTAGGGCTAAAGActtcaaatgttcaaatgtgtAGGTCCCTCTTATGCCTTCAGGTGGTGCTGGCATactgttctttctttttatttatatttgtctgGTTGGCAGACAGGTGGGGAAGTATtctcatagtttatttttactGTCGGAATGAACCATGCAATGAGCCAACACTGTGCTCAGAAACACCATATCAAAGAAAACCACCTGTTTGATCTGTTTTAAGTTTATAATGGATGTCGACATAAAACGTTTGTGTGGAGAAATGTTGACTACGCACACCAGTCGGGCCATGCCTATTTTTAGGAGTTTGCTAATGCAAAAAGCTCCCAAATTGAGCATCAGCTGTCCCCTGTTAAGCACTGTTAACCTGCTAGATTTGCAAAACAGGAGATGAATCAGGCCTCGGCCCCAGGACTCATTTTCAGGGGTTACCCAAATGAGATTCGTCCTTTTGTGGCTCTTGACATTACTTTTCCCCTGGTCCTGTTTAAGTCAATTTGGTTTCTCGAAGAGCAATGCTTTGTTCCTTGATTTTATCAACTGCAGTTCTTTTGTGTTTCTCATTTCCTCGTCtcacaacattttgtttttttttatctcgggCCAGCTGTTGTTCTTCAGCGCCTCCCTGATGTGTAAGACGTTTTCTTCTCCATGCctcagccttaaaaaaaaatttaaaaaagaagttATTTTCCTGTTTACTTTTTTATTCGAGTTAATTTGCCAAGCTGAACATGATAAATGGAACATTACCACAAATAAGAAAAACCGGTGTCAATTTGTGTTGACACCGGTGTTCAGTGGCCCAAAAGTTGGACCTTTTTGAACTTCATGTCCAAAGCTGAATGCACATGAAGTTGATACATAGTGTGGTTTAAGGATTAACCTCTGAATGTCACTTCTTCACATGTCACTATGAAAGACGGAATTCAATCATTTGAACTGACCAAATCAACTTGAAACCCGTCCAATAAGACGCAGTTAATACCTACTGGGTCTGCACACTGAAAACACGTCCGATTCTGATTGCTGTCAGACATTTTGGAACTTGTTGcgatttttcttttgtgatcAATTTTAATGAACCGCCAGTACCGTATTGAATAAAATAGGAAGTGATTGTACAATGAAATGCAGTCCTATGGAAGAGCCCAGCAGCCACCTTTGCagagatgaaatgtttttgttctgacGGTCCGAGAGGAGTCGGCTGCACTCAGTGGTCTCTTAagagctgtagtttgtggttcCGTTGTACTGGAATGCAAACTTTGTAACTCCAGACATGTAGAGGTTTAGCATAGTACTTTAGAATACCATCTCTTTTTACAATGTGTCACTTAAGTGAACTTGGAACTTCCTGCAATAGGGTAACAAAAGTATTCTTTTAATTTGTGAGCACATCCACTCCATTTCAAACAAAAGGTGCCAGAAATTGATTGCAGAATTTGTCGAATGTAGTAAATTCAGTATATTTTCTAACTTGGTGTCGTATTGATATTGAAGAATgtcttttttggttttgttaggTTTTTAGCTCGTTCTTTGTTCAAGATGTCGAGTCCCAATCCTTTGTTGAGGCTGGAGCAGCGAGCGACCGAGGCCGACCAGATCATCGAGTACCTGAAGCAACAAGTCcagctgctgaaggagaaaaccgGTACGAGACACACTCGGACCCCCACAACAGAGCTTGTACATATAGAACGTTTTGTCAGCTGATGATGGGCCAACATGTACATACATAAGTATGTGTGTTTTGATGAGTTCTAAAGTTGGGTTTCTGAATGTTTCTATAAGATGGTTCCAATGGTTTTTGATGATGCATGAGCATGAATGAGGGAAATATATCTTGTGCACTTATTAATTAATCAAGAAATTCTTCGTTGTTATTCAGTCGCATTTTTACCAAATTTGAGCGAGCACAAAGTTCTGTTTGTGTAAATGATACATTTCCACTCTGCATACTCTCTGTGAATTTGTCCATTGATAATTGTATCGCTTGCACAATGGATGACATTTATTATATAAGAACTGCGTTAAACTGTCATTTAAGACGTCCATGGGATTTCAAAAACGGGATTCATTGGCAATTTTGTGGATTCTTTAGACTTGAAAAAGAGCGACACTGTACATTTTGGTAGTCACCAAGTTTAAGGCCACGATGTATTGGTATCCGATCAGCAGCTCCGATCCTTTCCCGTTGAATAGTGGAACTTCATTCCAGTGCTGAGGGCTAACAAGAATGTGCTCTGCTGCAGTGGTCCAGGCCAGTgtcagagaggaaaagaagctGATGGTGGAGAATGCCAAACTGAAGAATGACATCGAGGAACTGAAAAAACAGCTGctggaaaaagagaagaagaagggaggtacgttggattctttttttcacagcaaaaacagatcaaatgtttgtttgtctttcagaaGACCTTGATGTGGTTATCCTTCACATGTAGCCGCCTAAGCGGTCGTGTTACATTAGAGACATGTGATGTCAGTTGTTGCTCGTTATAGCGTTTGTTCGGTTTTCTATGAAGGATCGCATCTTTTGCATCGTCGCCCCAGCCCGTTATAACGggattgttttttgttgaataatTAAAGCAGCCGTGGTGCTTGAAGAATCCCCATTAAGGACGGTGATGGGGTCAACATGTCTGTCGGCTATGTGCATCTGACATACATTGACATTAAAGGGCAAACAGCTCAGATCATTAACACACATTTAATGTTTTCCAGAAAGACGCTGCAGGGCTGGAAGAAATGAGCAGTTTAAACCTTATTGAAAAAGAGCCAATTAGTTAGTGTTGGAACGGAGAAGGAATGCGTTCCAATATACCAAAGACTGTTTCTAATCGTAAATTGTTTATCTTTTTTGGCGGTTCCTTTCCAGTGGCATTACATGGCTTCATCCAAAGATGGATAAATAAGAACTTTTTGAACACTCTTTCAGACTTTAGCTGATATGTTATAGAGATGGGAAAAACTATTGAATATGAACTTAATAGTGCTTTGAGAAAAATAACCATGTGACGATTTGAAGACGAGCATTTGCCCTTTTTTAGCGCTCTGGCCTCCACCAACTCCTGCTTTGCCCTCTAAATGCTTCAGTGTGTTCACCAGCCAGACGTTAGGTCAGAAAACCAAACTCTGAGCTGCGAGAGGCTAAAAGAAACCCAGTAGCTGGTCATTCTCTGTGGGTTCATCACTGATGGCAatccttttttcaacataacATTATGGATCAATGCAGCTTTACTTTGAACTTCTAGTCGAGCTTCCAATGTTTCCAAAGATGCaggaatataatatattttattattatgtacAATAATTGATGTATTAAAGGTTATGATATACTAGTGAAACCATATAACCTCCCAGCAACCCTGGGGGGGTGTCAACAGTTTAAGAGGTTGCTGCCCGTAATTCCAAGATAAACCGGAAAGGTCCTGCGCTCAGGTCCTAACATAGAATTAAGGTAATTAAAAGCATTATGGCGACGGTGGTGTGCCTGCAGACCGATGTTTGTCAGACACAGGCACTGGATTTTTGTAGGAATTCAAACATCAGGCGCCTTAAATGAGGGGTTATTTTTCCTGGAGAGTTATTGTAGGACATTGTTCCCTGCGTTATGGCTCCATTTCCTCGTTTCCATCAACTTGGACACGGTGTCATTTTCCCATCTAAACTGTTTGCATCAGGAGTGCAGTCCTCCCACTGGGTGCGTAAATAAATCTCCCTCTGTATCATTTCGTTGTACCTTGTTGATGCAACTAGCTCTGAGCctacaaaatatttttccttCAGACCAACGATGAGCCGTTATTCAATCATGTACTTGGCCCTTGTTTGCCCTGGTGTAGGCCGCCCCTCGACGGCAGTGGCCATGCCGTCCAGTGACAACAGCGTTGAGTGCATTTCGAAGCCCGGCCCTCCTAAAGCCTCCGGACCGGCACCCTCTGCTTCCCCTGCTGCGAACGTCCAGAGCCCCCCTCCCAAAGAAGAGGGCAAAAAGAAGaagccagaaaaaaaaggtaacgaCCAGAGAACTAAAGGAAGCcacatttcagtgttttttaaaaattaatccTTTGaagagtgtttttattttttcatctattAGTTCACCAGAAAGAACTTCATTAAAGCCATAAACGTTCCCTCTAATTACTGTAGGATGTTCTCCTACTTcatcaacattatcattattattatttggaagGCGGAATAAGAACTGACTCGTACAAAATAATTAGTACTTACGGCCCCTTGAAGAGTGTGTCTCTATCTGCCCTATTCCTGTAATCTCAGGACGTCCAGGTTCCAAATTGTAATCACGAAGCTAATAAAAGGCTGGACTCTGCAGAAAACTCTTTTTCtttgctaaatgttttttttttagattaataGTTGGATAGATGCCCTCTGATCTTTAAGGTCAGTTGGGATTCTCCAAACACGTTTTTCTACTTGAATAATGATTGTATGACAGCCCTATCGGTCCCTCAATGATCTCTGCGCCTCGGTAGGAAGACTTTTTGTCAAGCTTCATTTGCTGTTGACTTTTATGAAGCTTGTGAAGAGACTTCCTTAGATAATATAATCCAATTTGTGATTGATTAAATGTTAGCATTTCGTGGATAGTTGTCTTTTTAGGAGCCATCAGGAAACCAAAGAATCCCCATGCGTCAAATATAATGTCATTGAACCTCTTTCTAAGGAGCCGTACATGTCAAAATCTTTAACTGTTAACTCTAACAGTGTTCTCGCCTACTCCAAAAAGCCGTAGCTTCTGATTCCGCAGAACAACGTGTACCCTCGCTGCGCTGGCATCGCAGCAGAGCATCCATTACGCGCGGCAGAAATGTCAAAGGCAGGGGGTTGCGCTGCATATTCATCAGCGCTGGTGTCGTTTCAGAGGAATGATTAAAGGCCGCGTGGTCATTTGATCACTGCGACCGGCTGGAATGAACGTGTAAGCAAACCAGGCGAGGGGAAAGCTGCTCCGTCTCCCGGGAGGAAGCATCTGCTATTTCGCTATGTCGTTGGATCATAAAGCACTCGCTCGAAAGTGCGCCTCGGTGCACTCGTTTAGTCAAGGTTTGTGCCCCGCATTTCTGGCAGGAGGTGAAAaagtgcaaccccccccccacccccccgaggcCTGTCATTGATGGGTCTGTTGTTTATGGGAGGAAATGAAATCGGATTCCGGACAGATGCCTAGTATTGCTTCCAACGTGATTTGCTTCTTTATTAATTTCccttgggacaacaccagttgGCCACGATAATGTCTGTGCTTTTAAACAATCATTTCCGTCAAGCACATTTAGAGACGATGGCATGAAAACTCTCCCAGATGCCACTTGTCATGCAGCGAGCCTTCCCGTGGCGTCTGACTGCTGGCACCCGTCGAACTCTGAACCGTCCATACACACGGATGAATAGCAAAATATACCGGAAGGATACTGAAATGGTTTAGGATGACAGCATTTGCCTTTCTCGTATCCCAGGAGGAGAGAAGGCCGAGAAGAAGCAGGCACCCCCCAGCCAGGAAGAAGCCACGGTGGACGTGTCTCGCCTGGACCTGCGCGTTGGACGCATAATCACAGCCGAGAAGCACCCAGATGCCGACAGTCTATACGTGGAGCAGGTGGATGTGGGAGAGGCTTCTCCCAGGACGGTGGTCAGCGGGCTGGTCAAGCACATTCCTCTGGACCAGGTACATTACGACTCGTATACTGAGGGGCTGGGTTATGATATACAGCTAGCTAAAACAATACATTAGCCCGAGAGCTATTTGCAGAGTAGAATACGGACATTTTTGCAGCATCGTGTGATGTCAGGTTGGGTCAAGGGACTCTGATTCAAGCACATTCAATGCTATGGCTTCTTTTTTAACGTCTCATCGGGCTTCAGCTCGCAGGCCTGTAGATGTCAAAAGCATCATCCGACCTTCTGCTTGCGAGTGAGGGAAATGTAGACATGaacataacatttatttttgtactgaCTTTATGAATCCCTTTAGAGTCTCTACTTTAGAGTTGTTTCCACTTGAGCAACACGCAGGGCAGTATAGGTTTATGTGTATTAATGGTTCTCTAGGGTCATAATAAGGATTTATTGGTCCATTCAGAGCGACTACTTAAGAAATGGTATAAGGTACtactttattttgacatttatgTTTTGCTCATGGAGCAAACAAATGTATCGTTGTCAGTGTTTCTGACTCTTCATACTTAACAGACCAGGGAGTCGGTCACCCACAGCTTGAAATCAACTCATTACATAGTTACTCTTGTAGTAATACATTCTATACAAATGAGCAATGCTAATCTATTAAGGGGACACGCTTCATGTAaaatattgttcattttgtaaatatgGGTGCACAACATTTAAATGCTGTATCTGACTTAAGATACTTTTGTTTTATGATATGATTTAAACAAACCTCGGACAAAGCTATTTTAAATTAGGAGATCAGCATTATGCTTTATATTTGCTTTGAGTTAAACCAAATCagtggaagttttttttttttaaattaaattgggtATTTCTTCTCAATTATCATGGTAATATTGTGTGTAAAAGGGCATTTAatcttctgtccccccccccccccgtgcagatGCAGAACCGCATGGCAGTGCTGATGTGTAACCTGAAGCCAGCCAAGATGAGAGGAGTCGTGTCCCAGGCGATGGTCATGTGCGCCAGCTCTCCAGACAAGGTGGAAATTCTGGATCCTCCGAGCGGAGCGGCTCCAGGGGACAGAATTACTTTCCAGGGCTTCCCAGGTACCAGCACCGGATTCGCGTACCCGCTTAGACGGACATTTATTCCCACAGCGCTGATTTACTCTGGATGATTGTCGTGGAATTAA is part of the Pungitius pungitius chromosome 9, fPunPun2.1, whole genome shotgun sequence genome and harbors:
- the aimp1a gene encoding aminoacyl tRNA synthase complex-interacting multifunctional protein 1a yields the protein MFLARSLFKMSSPNPLLRLEQRATEADQIIEYLKQQVQLLKEKTVVQASVREEKKLMVENAKLKNDIEELKKQLLEKEKKKGGRPSTAVAMPSSDNSVECISKPGPPKASGPAPSASPAANVQSPPPKEEGKKKKPEKKGGEKAEKKQAPPSQEEATVDVSRLDLRVGRIITAEKHPDADSLYVEQVDVGEASPRTVVSGLVKHIPLDQMQNRMAVLMCNLKPAKMRGVVSQAMVMCASSPDKVEILDPPSGAAPGDRITFQGFPGEPDKELNPKKKVWEQVQPDLRTDGQCVATYKGAAFEVAGKGVCRAQTMSNSGIK